The nucleotide window atgaCTGGCCATGGTCCTAATATCTTCCTGTGGTTGACACCACACTTCTAGCACTGCTGCTGGAAGGTCTGCAGTGGGTTGGGAGTCCAATGCCACTATTGTCTTTTTAATCCCTCTCAGCAAACACCCCGCTGTCAACACTGTGCAGCTTTAAATGTTGTCCTTGTTCATCTGATGAGCACCACAGGACCACGGCCCCCAGGTGACTGTGGCTGGTCTTtggcagaaggagagaaagaaggcCACTGACTCAAAGGATCCAGAGACCTCTGCTGCACCTGTAGCTTCTCTGGTGGGAACCAGCCCACATCACTGCTCCTTTAAAGTAGGACGACAAAACACCAACTCTTCTTTACCCACCACAAAAGTGCTAGTCCTTGGCAGTCCCATTGTAGCCTCCCACTCAGAGAGAGACACAGCACCAGGTCAcggcagccacagctttgcCTAGCCAATCCAGATGCAGGGCTAAGCCATGAGGCGAGAGTGGCGTGTGAGGATCACTTTGGAGCTAGAGGTGCCTCTGAAGCTCAGCTGCACACTGGTTTCCCAGCGCAGGAGGACAGCGGCCACAGGAACCACACTGCTTGGTCCAGGATGGGAAAAGAAGCTGTCAGCTGCCTTCACTCTCACATCCTAATGTCACATGGAGGGACAGCAAAACAGGTTGTTGCTAGAGGTTAACAGGTGGCTTCTCCAGGACCAAAagagcaagatttttttaaaagtctttcaCTAGCAATAATGCATGAGCTTCTGACCAGTGAGCAGGCAAGCAAGGGGAGCCTGAAGAAGTGCAGCAAGTCCATCAATAACTGTCTCGTGACGATTAGGGAAATGTGACCACCACAAACCAGGAAAGTCCATGCTGCctgaagcatcttttttttttacccagcaaaacCCTAGTAGGAGTTATCCTCAGGAACTGGAGTCTGCTCCAGTGGCCAGGGGTGCAAAGAGCTTCAGGCCAACACCCTCAATAACAGCCTGTTTCCATGCAGGTGTTTCTGAGCTGTAGCTCCAGCTGTTTAATTTGGATATCTCTCTGGTTTACAATCTCACGTAGTCTACGGATTTCTTCCTGTTGCCGgtaaaacatctgcaaaagcTATAAGAAAAGTCATATTTTACTTCCTTTGCActaagaaaacacagatttaaCCTGTCAAGTGCCAGCAGTCCTGTCACACTACTTCTGAAAGAGACAGTATCTAATAAGGCGGCCTTCAACCAGCAGACCAGACAGCAGCAGTGCTCCTGATGTCCACTAGCTTAGGCTATGAGTGCAGGTGTTTCTCAGCACCATTTAGTAATGCTGTATCTGTTTAATTCAATGgcaaaaattagaaaacataaCTTTCTTGCTTCTAGAACCTCAGGGCACCAGCTCAGAAACGGGTAGAAGAATACCCTTTTTCACACCACAGGTAAATTCAGCTGTGGGAATTTCTGCCCCACTAAGCTGCAGGTGCTAGAATCTTGCAGAGCCAAAAAGAGGACCTAAGTACAGCTATGGGAAGGAGATCTTTCCAAGGttcctaaaagcaaaaaaactgcACCCCTGAGCTGCCAGCGATGGGGGGCTTGAAAATCACCACAAGAAATCTACCATTGTACAAGCTTTGGTTACAGTAAAAGGAGGGCATTGGCCATGCCTGAATTCAGATCATGGAGCTGCCAGGACTTTTTCTGCGGCCATTCCCAGAAGCAGGCTGCAACCAACGGCCAGCCTCAATGGCACTGAACTACCACGTCATCCCCCAGCAGCGAGGTGCCGAGGCAGGGCAAATCTAGCTCCTTTCCCATGTCAAGGCCCACAAAATGGTTAGGCACTTAAGACTACATGGATGAGCCATGGACTTAGTGAGCACTCCTTCCTTCACCCACTCCTTCCACAGGCATTCGTGCTGTATCACCAGGCAAATCTTATAGAGGATCACCCTGCATAAActccttgtcttctccagaaCCTGGAAGTCACAAGGACCTCCTTGTCCCCAGCCAGCCACCAGGCAAGCCTTTGTCACAAGAATGCTTAAGCAGGAAAATCAAATGATCCCTCCTTTCCAGACCCCCTCAGCTGTGGTGCTACTGGGCCACATTTCCACTCTGAGTGTGTCAGCGAGGGCATGCAGAGCTTCTGCCTCCATAAGGAATGAAGAGCTCATCCTTTCCCACGTCTGCAaaataaagtctccctggatTCTGTCACCTTGCGAACAGCATTCTTTTGCCAGCTTACTCTGGGCTGACCCCCACAGACCTAACTCTTCACCCCAAACATTCACAcctcattttcagtttttggTGGTGGACACTCAAACACGTCAAAGCCATTGGAGAGGCGCACTTgctcattttctggcattttctcctccactttcaactgttttctgctgtcttcGATCTTGCTTGGCTTCTGCATGTCCTCTGGTGGCATCTTTCTTCCCTGACCTTGGTGCTGGCTCAGGTCGGCAGTTTTCATGAGTGGCTCTGGCTCAAAAAACTGTGGTAAGGAATTCTCAGCTCCAGAGCCTGGTCTCAAGGATACCAAGATAGGCCCTACGGAGGGAGGCAGGTCATGTGTTAGCACCCACAAACCACACTCAGGCATCAGCTGTAAGCAATTCATTCAAACAATCTGCAGGGATAAATATTGACTGGAGTGACTTCCAAAGCTCACAGCAATGAATATTTTAGCaactaaattattttagctCAGAGTAATATTTGTTATGTCTCTCCTTCATCGTTCCTCTTTCTCCAGCATTCAACAGGCCAGAGTGCCAAGCAGCTCACCCAAGCCTTGGGGAGCTGAAGGGCTCGGGAGCTACCCATGTGCTGACCTTTATTAACTCCTTTCAGCCACTCTAGTGCTGTCAGTGCTGGCTGGGTTCCTGTGGTCAAAGGGTAGATGTCTTCCTGGTATGACTCCgactgcaaacaaacaaaagcccaGAGTCACTACGTGAGTGAAGGGACAACACTGGACTGTGATGGAAAAGAAGTTTGTTCCATCTCAGCACAGGGACTGTCACCAGCACTCACCAGCATGGACATACAATCTTGTCATCTGCCCTGAGCATCTCTCCACCTCACCCCAACTCATAAGAACTGCATCTGAAAGGCTACTTTAATTCCTGACAGTAAGGTCTTTACACATCCAGACAACAGAGTAGGTGAGGCTGGTGGCACAGGCtagcccagctctctcaaacTCAGTATTCCTGAGGACGAAGAAAGAAGTGGATACATAGGATTAACACAAGTCTTAAATCATCAGCTGATCATCAGCTGACAGAAATTGGCCAATTGGTCTACCTGATGCTGGAGGAACATGTCTGATTGCTAGCTGCAATGAGCATGAGCTCTGCTGTGTCTCTGAATTCAAGGCACTCATGAATTCAAATGGTCCCGGAATAACAAGGCACAGCGCTGACGTTTCCCACATACCTTTGGTCACATGGGAGCTACCTTGGTTAGCTACAGATTCATCacctcagcactgctgctggaagGTCTGCAGTGGGTTGGGAGTCCAATGCCATTATTGTCTTTTTAATCCCTCTCAGCAAACACCCCGCTGTCAACACTGTGCAGCTTTAAATGTTGTCCTTGTTCATCTGATGAGCACCACAGGACCACGACCCCTGGTGACTACATCATTCTCTACCCACACCATCTCTGATCCTCACTTCTATATCACTCTCAGGGCAATGGGTCATGTCTTACatgctgcagaacagctgtCTGTAATACAACTGCACCTGCTAGGTAGTGATCTGGGAACCCATCATTCCCTCTTTCCCTGGGTAatgttccctccctccctcccttccttccttccttccttcccttccccccttcctcaAGGTTTTCATATCACCCAGTATCACCTCcaatccctctctctctttcgTCATTATGTCAAACAGATGCCACTCATCAAGGAAATTTTATAGACACGTAGTTGAGCTGTCAGAGAGGCCTCTTGTTGCACCCAGGCAGAGCAGATCAGTGAGCATATCTTGGAAAGTTAGTCACTACACAGAGATCTGTCTCTGGAGTTGCCCAGCCAGGAGTTGTTGTCATGGATGCTGCACAACAGACCAGCTTTGTCTCTCAGACCAGGAGAGAGACAATCCTGTGTTCTACCTACACTCCTGACCCCAAACTGTTATTTgttccagaaatgaaaatgatctGAGGTTAACTTACTCGTCGAGGCACAATCATGGAGATGGGCTCAATCAGGCTTTTAGTTGGGATGAGTTTGTAGAAACGGAAAATCTCACAAGCTGACACTTCAAGGCCTCTCTTTGGCATCATTCCTGGTGGAACAGTATGAAATAAATAGGGTATAAGTCTCTCTGGGAAAGTTAATGTCATCCACCTCAGAAAAAGGGTCACCAAGTAAACAAAGGAAGTCATGGCATCAGCTTCACACTAGGGTGGTCTCAAATCTGCACCCATAACTAGCTCAATGGCACAAGTCACaagactaaatattttttttttctgtcagaataCAGAGTTATACACAGGGTCTATGGTTTTCATGCTAAGCCTTCTGTTCTTATTCGTTCTGATGAGCTGCAAACACAATAACCACAACTGAGCAGAACTGCTGATGCCATGGGATTTGACTACCATGATCAAAAGAAAGGGATTTCAGGACACCTGAACACCACCAGAATGGTTATGAGTCAGGCTGAAAGCCCCTGCATCCCAGTATTCTCCCCACAACACTGTCCCAGAGCAGAATGGAGTATGAGAAAGGTGTGAACATCTACTCTGTCAGACAGCACCATCTGTGTTTCAGGAACTGGCTAAGTCACACAAGGTCTCTAAGTACCTGGCAATCTCAGCGGATTTCCCTCCCATAAGCTTGTGCAGTTCAAAGCCAATAACTACGTAAATTCCCTTCACCAAAAAGATTGCTCTCCCTGTAGACCTTACTTCATGGTGTCCTACAGGAGGTTTGGTTTCTACTAATATCAAATTACTTCATCAAACAGTAGGTTCTACGTGTAGGACTGTTGCTCTTTACATTATACATTCATCTAATTGTGAATCTAAACTCCACTCCTCtgcactgtgttttgttttggcaatactggaaaagaaatttttgtgCAATGAAGTTAGTAGTATGTTTGATCAGCAGATCAGATCAGGTTAGGGAAGTAGACTTGATACACTCAGGCCTTAAAAGGCCACTTGTACACTTAAAAGGAACATGgaacaatttttaaatagacTATGACAACATAAAATCAGGGTACTGTACTTTGGAAGGATTATAAAAGTTAAATAATGGAAAGATCTTCcagctgaattttaaataatttattcctttCAATAACGGTTTTGTGAAGGAGACCTGCGGGCACAAAATCCAGTGCTGCTAAATAGATGTACCAAAGTCCTGGAAGAACAGGAGTGTCCACAGGCAGTGTGAAGGGGTGTGAAAGTGTGGAAGTATTAAAATGTGAAGCACCCCTTACCAGAGAAATCCCAAAGTGGAAACAACGTTAACAGAATTCAATGTCCAAAATCCTGGAGCAAATTCAGAGAGGGCAATGAACATTCTCCACCTTTACATCCACACTATCCTTCCTTCCACCTTGACCAGATGTGAGAAAGGATGCAGTAGTGACTGGGCTTCCCAGTCCATGTTCCGCTGGTCAGAAGAGACCCCTCCAAGCTGTAACCCTGTGATACCACCTGTGATATGCAGGTGAGATGGGCTAAATTGACTGCTGTGCATCTGTAAACCTGGGTAAAGACTGGACTCTGATCCACTCTCTTTTCTAAATGATACTTTGGATAGTTCTGGACTCTCACAGCCCCTAAAACAAAGCAGCCACTGTCCTTTTGTAATGGTAGACATACACTGCTACTCACCAACTCCCTTCTGTGGTAACTGAGAACGATATTCCATCAGGTAGTTTAGGTATGGTTTCTCAGGACTTATTTCATAGTACCGTATGTTTCCATCACcctaaagacaaagaaaatgacCATAAGCCAGGCTCTGCTGTTCAGCATGAGGATCCCTAAAGAATGCCTGGCCTCAGAAGTCATGCAGTGTCAAGACTGAACCAAGTATTTACTCCCAAATTCCATGTGGGAAGGCTAGGGCTCTACAGTATTCCTCCTCACAGTAAATGCGGTGTGTCTGCAGTGGAAAGTGTGGccagatattgcagcaccctCAGGCCCCAAACCTATCAGCCCATATTCTTAGGTTAATATGCTCTTGGGGCATCTCTGACTTCAGTCTGACAGGCTGGGACAAGAAACAGACAGGCCAGCATCTGGTGACATGGAAAACACTTACCTTTCCCACAACATAGAGCATATGGGTGTCTGAGTCGTAGAAGGGAAACAGGAGTCCTGAGGAGCCATCCAGATCCTCCTCCAGTAAAGGCACAGAAAGGTCATTCTGGACAGGACGTGGGAAAAACAGACAGCTGCAATCACCCATCAGCCACCTCAAGCCAGGGACTCCTAACCTGAACTCAGCCGGCAGCAGTACGTGAGGGCCATGCACAGACCTTTTCAAAGCTCTGTGGATGGAAAACAGGTACTGTATCCCTGGCCCTTGACTGAGTGCAGCACCTCAGGACATCAGTTCCTACTACTAGAACATCCAAGGTACCTGATGACATTTCAGGAGCAGGTAGGATAAGAAACACTGCCTCCCCTGGTGAGGTGGAGAGACCTTCAGGGCATGCCTGCATCCCACACTGAATTACTCCTGTTCCCTCACTACCCCTAGGCAAGGCAATACCTCCACAACAGTGCATCACCCACCAAATGAACAGTCTGCATCAGCCACGCAGTCTCCTTACTGCACAGTGGGAAGGTGTCCACTGCAAGGTCAAAAGCTCCCATTGGCATTTTGCAGGTAAGCAATGTAGGAGGACATTGTACACCATACGCAAAGCTGGCACGTCTTATACAAATCTATCCCTGCACTGATGAAGGGAGTAACGTCAGGAGGACCAACAGGGCAGAGTATGGCACCCCATAGCTACCATAGCGGCTATTGttacataaatatgtatttagcACAGAGTTAATACATAGCTTGTCCTGCAGAACTGTCCGGCTGCAGGCTCCAGAATGCCAGAGCTTGATTAGACGCAATGATGACCTGGGTGGATGCCGACCTCAGAAAGATGCCTGTTGGGCAGGTCCTGTGCCAAAGCCTGTGCCCAAGAGACTGCACATACCTCTCCCCACAGGCCTTCCCATCATGGTCCCAAACTAATGTGGCCAGATCCTTCAGCAGCTCCAAAGGCAGTGAAACCCTAATGTGAAATCCATGGTGTGTAAGAGCACTGCTCAGCTTTGTGGAAAGGTTTCAGAAAGCAGGATAGCACGTTTCAGAATGCAGGACAACCTCTCACATGTGCAAAGAAACCATGTCCAGACATAGCCAGATGGCAAATCATAGACTAAGTCTAGTGTCTTTGTCTGGTACAAAGGGTgataaaacaagaaagaagcagaagaatggGCTGCAAGGTGGTTGACACAGAAGGACAAAGTGAGATgctgacaaagaaaaagcatctcaCTGCATATGAAAGAGGTAGAGGAGAGCAGAGTTTGTAAGGCCAGCACCATCATGATAGGAGATCACGTCTTGGAAGTGACTAATAAGTGCTACCTCAACACTCTACTGTCAGGAATCATCAGAAGCGAAAAACATCCCAcatcttttttctccattgaGGGCTTCACCTGAGTAGGCTGTGTCTAGAGATAATTTATCTTTCCATTACCAGTAACAATTCACTGGTAAGAGTAGCAAGAGCTGCTTTTAAGTCAGAGCTCTCGTGTCCATCCAAAGGGTTTCTGAATTATCTCTTCCTGTAGTAGGCACAGCATCCTCTGCATTGGCAGATTTCTGTGCCAAAAGCTTTGAGATCTTCTACAACGACTCACACTTAGTCAACAGTGTCATAGCCGTAAGACCTATTACTCATTAACAACTTGACAGATCACTTCTGAATTGCTGCTATAAACCAATTCTTGGGTATTTGGCAgatgaaaagaagtaaaagttACAGGGAAAGAGATAAAACTGAAGCTGGCGTGGTAAAGATTGCTGGTCAACTCACTTGATCCCACAATGCAATTTGCCTATTATTCCACCGAGATGTTCCAGTAGAGAACAGCTTTTTCATGTTTCCAAGGAACAAGACTTTATTGACTTTGTGAGACTTGTAGCTGGCTTCctgtaggaaaagaaaggacattGCATGAATGAGAGACAGCACCTGTTGCATAGGTACATTTCATGTTACATGAGACCTTTGGTTCAGTCACATCTGAAAGATCTGCTCAGCCTGGCTGAACTACAGTGAGCTGGATGTAATACAGATCTGAGAAAGGTGACCCAAACACTCCAGGATCATTCCCAAAAGCCCAGTCAATCTCTCTAACCATTGATTCACATATTCGCAAGAGGGCAATCCCTATCAGTTGTAGGTAGGACTTTCTGTGTACACAAATGTGTGCAAATACTTACGAAATGCAGTCAGCTTCACCTGGCCAACAGATATTAAGCACAGGCAGCACTAACAAGCCTGGCAGTGGCATACATATACACTTGCATCCACCTCTCTGCCTTATGTCTACAAGCCCTCTTAAGGTATCCCACAAAGGACTGCAGGAGGGAGCTGTGAAAACAGTGCACTTCAAGAAGGGTTTCAGGGCACAAACAGTATAGTAGCAAGATGCAGAAACCCTTTTCAACAATGACAGAAAGCATtccaagaaaaggaggaggcaaCAGCGCTATCTGGTGTCTTGGGCAATGTGGGTCACAGATGCATCCTCTCTA belongs to Cuculus canorus isolate bCucCan1 chromosome Z, bCucCan1.pri, whole genome shotgun sequence and includes:
- the CORO2A gene encoding coronin-2A isoform X1, producing the protein MSWQPQYRSSKFRHVYGKAASKEKCYDCVPITRNVHDNHFCAVNPHFIAVVTECAGGGTFLVIPINQTGKLNPNHPKICGHKGNVLDIKWNPFNDFVIASCSEDATVKIWDIPKHLLTKNLTSPTKELLGHTRRVGLIEWHPTANNILFSSGYDYKIMIWNLDIKDAVISKPVKTFDAHKDVVLSMSFNTDGSLLATACRDRKIRLLDPRAGTVLQEASYKSHKVNKVLFLGNMKKLFSTGTSRWNNRQIALWDQNDLSVPLLEEDLDGSSGLLFPFYDSDTHMLYVVGKGDGNIRYYEISPEKPYLNYLMEYRSQLPQKGVGMMPKRGLEVSACEIFRFYKLIPTKSLIEPISMIVPRRSESYQEDIYPLTTGTQPALTALEWLKGVNKGPILVSLRPGSGAENSLPQFFEPEPLMKTADLSQHQGQGRKMPPEDMQKPSKIEDSRKQLKVEEKMPENEQVRLSNGFDVFECPPPKTENELLQMFYRQQEEIRRLREIVNQRDIQIKQLELQLRNTCMETGCY
- the CORO2A gene encoding coronin-2A isoform X2, with the translated sequence MSWQPQYRSSKFRHVYGKAASKEKCYDCVPITRNVHDNHFCAVNPHFIAVVTECAGGGTFLVIPINQTGKLNPNHPKICGHKGNVLDIKWNPFNDFVIASCSEDATVKIWDIPKHLLTKNLTSPTKELLGHTRRVGLIEWHPTANNILFSSGYDYKIMIWNLDIKDAVISKPVKTFDAHKDVVLSMSFNTDGSLLATACRDRKIRLLDPRAGTVLQEASYKSHKVNKVLFLGNMKKLFSTGTSRWNNRQIALWDQNDLSVPLLEEDLDGSSGLLFPFYDSDTHMLYVVGKGDGNIRYYEISPEKPYLNYLMEYRSQLPQKGVGMMPKRGLEVSACEIFRFYKLIPTKSLIEPISMIVPRRSESYQEDIYPLTTGTQPALTALEWLKGVNKGPILVSLRPGSGAENSLPQFFEPEPLMKTADLSQHQGQGRKMPPEDMQKPSKIEDSRKQLKVEEKMPENEQLLQMFYRQQEEIRRLREIVNQRDIQIKQLELQLRNTCMETGCY